From Anas acuta chromosome 20, bAnaAcu1.1, whole genome shotgun sequence, a single genomic window includes:
- the ABCA2 gene encoding ATP-binding cassette sub-family A member 2 isoform X4: MGFLHQLHLLLWKNVTLKRRSPWVLTFEIFIPLVLFFILLGLRQKKPTIPVKEAFYTAAPLTSAGILPIMQSLCPDGQRDEFGFLQYSNSTVTQLLEHLSEVVEQSNLFDPDHPGLEEELESLRRRLEALSSSEPSSMETHFSSQAGSGFTLGWAAKDQGELQRFLMQNLSLPNDTTELLLGSSIDLREVYHLLFGSSPLAPDNVHEQDLWDQFGPSDKISQLEKSLPSSWRSLREGLVHSALRNPSTALQRPALLRLLSQALGLASATTAPSGSYSPQAFVTEMELPALQGVLFTAPVLEQLTCEHSSGTLRRLLRVAPSQQPLLQAYRALVCNGSRAAREERFTLLAAELRDQLDVPKIISRLQLDEVNSTAAQHRLRTLLEDLMEMEKVLHDMDILSALARLLPRGACTSKAPPPTANSTGWASANATASNATVEEEGARGDLAGGDNPQGQFSAFVQLWAGLQPILCGNNRTIEPEALKQGNMSSLGFTSKEQRNLGLLVHLMTSNPKILYAPVGTEVDKVILKANETFAFVGNVTHYAKAWLNISPEIRAYLEEGRLQRRIRWLQQFTTDLHKHPEILNVSENDLLRNLLNGNFSLPNASVLLQQLDTIDNAACGWVHFMAKVSVDIFKGFPDEESIVNYTLNQAYQDNVTVFASVIFQTNRDGSLPPHVMYKIRQNSSFTEKTNEIRRAYWRPGPNTGGRFYFLYGFVWIQDMMERALINTFVGHDVVEPGNYVQMFPYPCYTRDDFLFVIEHMMPLCMVISWVYSVAMMIQHIVTEKEHRLKEVMKMMGLNNAVHWVAWFITGFVQLSISVTALTAILKYGKVLMHSDVLIIWLFLAIYAVATIMFCFLVSVLYSKAKLASACGGIIYFLSYVPYMYVAIREEVAHDKITAFEKCIASLMSTTAFGLGSKYFALYEVAGVGIQWHTFSQSPVEGDDFNLLLSMMMLIIDAVVYGVLTWYIEAVHPGMFGLPRPWYFPFQKSYWLGNGRVETWEWTWPWSHTTRLSIMEEDQACAMESRRLEETRGIEEEPTHLPLVVCIDKLTKVYKTDKKLALNKLSLNLYENQVVSFLGHNGAGKTTTMSILTGLFPPTSGSATIYGHDIRTEMDEIRKNLGMCPQHNVLFDKLTVEEHLWFYSQLKSMAEEEIRKEMDKMIEDLELSNKRHSLVQTLSGGMKRKLSVAIAFVGGSRAVILDEPTAGVDPYARRAIWDLILKYKPGRTILLSTHHMDEADLLGDRIAIISHGKLKCCGSPLFLKSTYGDGYKLTVVKRQSDTRNSTEPGQPHSPLGHSSVSPCSEPRVSQFIKKYVASCLLISDTNTELSYILPSEAVKKGCFERLFQHLEQSLEELDLTSFGLMDTTLEEVFLKVSEEDQSLENSDVDMKESKKDALQPPVPELGPKPEANGEPLAEVDVPEKPEVELSNLVTCSKLAQSQASLRSASSVGSVRGDEGGAYSEFFGDYSPLFDNHQDPDNISLQDQEADVEAEDHDLAGQGTFKLEGSWLKLRQFHGLIVKRFHCAKRNTKALFSQILLPAFFVCVAMTVALSVPEIGDLPPLILSPSQYHNYTQPKGNFIPYANEERREYRIRLSPDASPQQLVNTFHLPSGIGATCVLKTAFNNTLDQPMQTLNLNSNESKMLAAKYFDAMCIDSFTQGLPLSNFVPPPPSPAPSDYPISVDEDLLHAWNSTIFSSAIKETVTSAPALPRIIHEPIKCTCSMQGTGFSCPSGVGGHPPQMKVVTGDILADITGRNVSEYLLYTSDRFRLHRYGALTFGNVQKSIPASFGARAPAMVRKIAVRRTAQVFYNNKGYHSMPTYLNALNNAILRANLPKSKGNPAAYGITVTNHPMNKTSASLSLDYLLQGTDVVIAIFIIVAMSFVPASFVVFLVAEKATKAKHLQFVSGCDPVIYWLANYVWDMLNYLVPATCCIIILFVFDLPAYTSPTNFPAVLSLFLLYGWSITPIMYPASFWFEVPSSAYVFLIVINLFIGITATVATFLLQLFEHDKDLKVVNSYLKSCFLVFPNYNLGHGLMEMAYNEYINEYYAKIGQFDKMKSPFEWDIVTRGLVAMTIEGFVGFFITIMCQYNFFRKPQRLPVSTKPIEDDIDVANERHRVLRGDADNDMLKIENLTKVYKSRKIGRILAVDRLCVGVRPGECFGLLGVNGAGKTTTFKMLTGDESTTGGEAFVNGHSILKELLQVQQSLGYCPQFDALFDELTAQEHLELYTRLRGIPWKDEERVVKWALKKLELTKYADKPASTYSGGNKRKLSTAIALIGYPAFIFLDEPTTGMDPKARRFLWNLILDVIKTGRSVVLTSHSMEECEALCTRLAIMVNGRLKCLGSIQHLKNRFGDGYMITVRTKSSLNVKEVVRFFNRNFPEAILKERHHTKAQYQLKSDQISLAQVFSKMEQVVDVLGIEDYSVSQTTLDNVFVNFAKKQSDNLEQQETSPSCAMQSPLEHVLSLLRPRATPTELQALVVEEQEDLETDDEGLISFEEERAQLSFNTDTLC, from the exons tGGGTGCTGACTTTTGAGATCTTCATCCCACTGGTGctcttcttcatcctcctgGGACTGCGACAGAAGAAGCCAACCATCCCTGTGAAGGAAG CTTTCTACACGGCGGCCCCACTCACCTCGGCTGGGATCCTGCCTATCATGCAGTCCCTGTGTCCCGATGGCCAGCGTGATGAGTTTGGCTTCCTGCAGTACTCCAACTCCAC GGTGACacagctcctggagcacctcaGTGAGGTGGTGGAGCAGAGTAACTTATTTGACCCAGACCACCCGGGCctggaggaggagctggagtcCCTGCGTCGGCGCCTGGAGGCCCTCAGCAGCAGCGAGCCCAGCTCCATGGAGACCCACTTCAGCAGCCAAGCAG GGTCTGGCTTCACACTGGGGTGGGCAGCCAAGGACCAGGGTGAGCTGCAGCGCTTCCTCATGCAGAACCTGTCCCTCCCCAACGACACGACTGAGCTCCTCTTGGGCTCCAGCATTGACCTGCGGGAG GTATATCACCTGTTGTTTGGGTCCTCTCCTTTGGCACCAGACAATGTCCATGAACAAGACCTGTGGGATCAGTTTGGACCCAGTGACAAGATCTCACAGCTGGAG AAGAgccttcccagcagctggagaagcctGCGGGAAGGGCTGGTCCACAGCGCGCTGCGCAACCcctccacagccctgcagaggccAGCGTTGCTCCGCCTGCTCTCTCAGGCCCTGGGCCTTGCCAGTGCCACCACAGCACCTTCAGGCTCCTACAGCCCCCAGGCCTTTGTCACGGAGATGGAG ctccctgccctgcagggtgTTCTCTTCACAGCAccagtgctggagcagctgaCGTGCGAGCATAGCTCTGGGACGCTGCGCCGCCTCCTGCGTGTGGCCCCAAGCCAGCAGCCGCTGCTGCAGGCATACCGGGCGCTGGTGTGCAATGGCAGCCGGGCAGCCCGCGAGGAGCGCTtcaccctgctggctgctgagctGCGGGACCAGCTGGATGTCCCCAAGATCATCAGCAGG CTGCAACTGGATGAGGTGAACAGCACGGCAGCCCAACACCGGCTCCGCACCCTCCTAGAGGACCTCATGGAGATGGAGAAGGTTCTCCACGACATGGACATCCTCTCAGCACTGGCCAGGCtcctgcccaggggagcctgcaCCAGCAAGGCTCCACCACCTACCGCCAACAGCACTGGCTGGGCCAGTGCTAATGCCACAGCCAGCAATGCCACGGTGGAAGAGGAGGGTGCCAGGGGGGACCTGGCTGGTGGTGACAACCCCCAGGGGCAGTTCTCAGCCTTTGTGCAGCTTTGGGCTGGTCTGCAACCCATCCTCTGTGGCAACAACCG GACAATTGAACCTGAGGCACTGAAGCAGGGCAACATGAGCTCTCTGGGTTTCACCAGCAAGGAACAGCGAAACCTAGGACTCCTCGTACATCTTATGACCAGCAACCCCAAAATTCTTTACGCTCCTGTGGGTACCGAAGTGGACAAGGTCATTCTGAAG GCCAACGAGACCTTTGCCTTTGTGGGCAATGTCACCCACTATGCCAAGGCATGGCTGAACATATCACCTGAGATCCGGGCCTACCTGGAAGAGGGCAGGCTGCAGAGACGTATCCGCTGGCTCCAGCAG TTCACCACTGACCTCCACAAGCACCCAGAGATCCTGAATGTCTCCGAAAATGACCTTCTCCGCAACTTGCTCAATGGCAACTTCTCACTGCCCAATGCCAGtgtcctgctccagcagctggacACTATTGATAATGCTGCCTGTGGCTGGGTCCACTTCATGGCCAAG GTCAGTGTGGACATCTTCAAGGGCTTCCCAGATGAGGAAAGCATCGTCAACTACACACTGAACCAGGCCTACCAGGACAACGTCACAGTCTTTGCCA GTGTGATCTTCCAGACCAACAGGGATGGCTCACTGCCCCCGCATGTCATGTACAAGATCAGGCAGAACTCCAGCTTCACGGAGAAGACCAACGAGATCCGGCGTGCATACTGGCGGCCCGGACCCAACACTGGTGGCCGCTTCTACTTCCTCTATGGCTTTGTCTGGATCCAGG ACATGATGGAGCGTGCCCTCATCAACACTTTTGTTGGCCATGATGTGGTGGAGCCTGGCAACTATGTGCAGATGTTCCCATACCCATGTTACACCCGGGACGA CTTTCTCTTCGTCATCGAGCACATGATGCCCCTGTGCATGGTGATCTCCTGGGTCTACTCAGTAGCCATGATGATCCAGCATATtgtgaccgagaaggagcatCGCCTGAAAGAG GTCATGAAGATGATGGGCTTGAACAATGCAGTGCATTGGGTGGCTTGGTTCATCACCGGCTTCGTCCAGCTCTCCATCTCAGTCACAGCACTCACTGCAATCCTGAAATATGGCAAGGTCCTGATGCACAGTGACGTCCTCATCATCTGGCTCTTTCTCGCCATCTATGCTGTGGCCACCATCATGTTCTG TTTCCTGGTGTCAGTGCTCTACTCCAAGGCCAAGCTGGCTTCTGCCTGTGGAGGCATCATCTATTTCCTCAGCTACGTGCCCTACATGTACGTGGCCATCCGGGAGGAGGTGGCGCATGACAAGATCACGGCCTTTGAGAAGTGCATTGCG TCTCTCATGTCCACCACGGCCTTTGGGCTGGGCTCCAAGTACTTTGCGCTGTATGAGGTGGCTGGTGTGGGCATCCAGTGGCACACCTTCAGCCAGTCGCCTGTGGAAGGAGATGACTTCAACCTCCTGCTGTCCATGATGATGCTTATCATAGATGCTGTGGTGTACGGGGTGCTCACGTGGTACATTGAGGCTGTGCACCCGG GCATGTTTGGCCTGCCGCGGCCCTGGTACTTCCCGTTCCAGAAGTCCTACTGGCTGGGAAATGGAAGAGTGGAGACCTGGGAGTGGACCTGGCCCTGGTCACATACCACCCGCCTCAGCATCATGGAAGAGGATCAGGCCTGCGCCAtggagagcaggaggctgg AGGAGACACGGGGAATTGAGGAGGAGCCAACCCACCTCCCCTTGGTCGTCTGCATTGACAAGCTCACCAAGGTCTACAAGACAGACAAGAAACTGGCACTGAACAAGCTGAGCCTCAACCTCTATGAGAACCAGGTGGTGTCCTTCCTGGGGCACAATGGTGCAGGCAAAACCACCACCAT GTCCATCCTGACTGGCTTGTTCCCTCCGACCTCGGGCTCCGCTACCATCTATGGCCACGATATCCGAACAGAGATGGATGAGATCCGGAAAAACCTGGGCATGTGTCCCCAGCACAATGTGCTCTTCGACAAGCTGACAGTGGAGGAGCACCTCTGGTTCTACTCACAGCTCAAGAGCATGGCAGAGGAGGAGATCCGCAAGGAGATGGACAA GATGATTGAGGATCTGGAGCTCTCCAACAAACGCCATTCCCTGGTGCAGACCCTCTCAGGAGGCATGAAGAGGAAGCTGTCAGTGGCCATTGCCTTTGTAGGTGGGTCACGGGCTGTGATCTTGGACGAGCCCACGGCTGGAGTCGACCCATACGCACGCAGGGCCATCTGGGACCTCATCCTCAAGTACAAGCCAG GGAGGACCATCCTGCTGTCCACTCATCACATGGATGAGGCTGACCTGCTGGGCGACCGCATTGCCATCATCTCCCATGGCAAACTCAAGTGCTGTGGTTCCCCACTCTTCCTCAAGAGCACCTATGGCGATGGCTACAAGCTGACGGTGGTGAAGAGGCAGTCAGACACCAGAAACAGCACAG agccaggccaGCCCCACAGTCCTCTAGGCCACTCTTCTGTCAGCCCCTGCTCTGAGCCCCGCGTCTCCCAGTTTATCAAGAAATACGTGGCCTCCTGCCTCCTCATCTCGGACACCAACACTGAGCTCTCCTACATCCTGCCAAGCGAGGCTGTCAAGAAGGGCTGCTTTGAGAGGCTCTTCCAG CACTTGGAGCAAAGTCTGGAGGAACTTGACCTCACCAGTTTTGGGCTGATGGACACCACACTTGAGGAGGTCTTCCTGAAGGTGTCTGAGGAGGACCAGTCCCTGGAGAACAGTGATGTGG ACATGAAGGAGTCCAAGAAGGATGCCCTCCAGCCACCTGTCCCTGAGCTGGGCCCAAAGCCAGAGGCCAATGGGGAGCCCCTGGCTGAGGTGGACGTGCCTGAGAAGCCCGAGGTAGAGCTCAGCAACCTGGTGACATGCTCCAAGCTGGCGCAGTCGCAGGCGTCCTTGCGCTCGGCCTCCTCGGTGGGCTCCGTGCGGGGTGACGAAGGTGGGGCTTATTCTGAGTTCTTTGGGGATTACTCTCCATTGTTTGACAATCATCAGGACCCTGACAACATCAGTCTGCAAG ACCAAGAGGCCGATGTGGAGGCAGAGGACCATGACTTGGCTGGGCAGGGGACCTTCAAGCTGGAGGGCTCATGGCTGAAGCTGCGCCAGTTCCACGGGCTGATTGTAAAACGCTTCCACTGTGCCAAGCGCAACACCAAGGCCCTCTTCTCTCAGATCCTTCTGCCTGCCTTCTTTGTCTGCGTGGCCATGACTGTGGCACTCTCCGTGCCTGAAATAG GTGACCTGCCACCCCTCATCCTCTCGCCATCACAGTACCACAATTACACCCAGCCCAAGGGCAATTTCATTCCTTATGCCAACGAGGAGCGGCGTGAGTACCg catcAGGCTGTCTCCAGatgccagcccccagcagctaGTGAACACCTTCCACCTGCCCTCTGGCATCGGGGCCACCTGTGTGCTCAAGACAGCCTTCAACAACACACTGGACCAACCCATGCAGACCCTGAACCTCAATAGCAATGAGTCCAAGATGCTGGCAGCCAAGTACTTTGATGCTATGTGCATCGACTCCTTCACTCAGGGCCTGCCGCTCTCCAACTTCGTGCCACCgcctccatccccagctccttccGACTACCCCATCTCAGTGGATGAGGACTTGCTGCATGCTTGGAACTCCACAATCTTCTCTTCTGCTATCAAAG AGACCGTCacctcagcccctgccctgccccggaTCATCCATGAGCCTATCAAGTGCACATGCTCCATGCAGGGGACTGGTTTCTCATGCCCCAGTGGTGTGGGAGGCCATCCCCCACAGATGAAAGTGGTGACGGGGGACATCCTGGCAGACATCACGGGGCGCAACGTCTCCGAGTACCTGCTCTACACCTCGGACCGCTTCCGTCTGCACAG GTACGGGGCACTCACCTTTGGCAATGTCCAGAAATCCATCCCAGCCTCCTTTGGGGCCAGGGCTCCTGCCATGGTGCGCAAGATTGCCGTCCGGAGAACAGCCCAG GTCTTCTACAACAACAAGGGCTACCACAGCATGCCCACCTACCTCAATGCTCTCAACAATGCCATCCTACGAGCGAACCTGCCCAAGAGCAAAGGCAACCCTGCTGCCTACG GCATCACGGTCACCAACCATCCCATGAACAAGACGAGCGCCAGCCTGTCCTTGGATTACCT TCTGCAAGGCACAGACGTGGTGATTGCCATCTTCATCATTGTGGCCATGTCCTTTGTGCCTGCCAGCTTTGTGGTGTTCTTGGTGGCTGAAAAGGCCACCAAGGCCAAACACCTGCAGTTTGTGAGCGGCTGCGACCCTGTCATCTACTGGTTGGCCAACTACGTGTGGGATATG tTGAACTACCTGGTACCAGCCACGTGCTGTATCATTATCCTTTTCGTGTTTGACCTCCCGGCATACACCTCTCCCACCAACTTCCCAGCCGTCCTCTCACTCTTTCTGCTGTATGG CTGGTCCATCACCCCCATCATGTACCCTGCCTCCTTCTGGTTTGAGGTGCCCAGCTCTGCCTACGTCTTCCTCATCGTCATCAACCTCTTCATTGGCATCACTGCCACTGTCGCCAcgttcctgctgcagctctttgaGCATGACAAG GATTTGAAGGTGGTGAACAGCTACCTGAAGAGCTGCTTCCTTGTATTCCCTAACTACAACCTGGGCCATGGCTTGATGGAGATGGCTTACAATGAGTACATCAATGAGTACTACGCCAAGATTG GGCAGTTTGATAAAATGAAATCACCTTTTGAATGGGACATTGTGACGCGTGGACTTGTCGCCATGACAATTGAAGGCTTTGTCGGCTTCTTCATCACCATCATGTGCCAATACAACTTCTTCCGGAAGCCCCA GCGGCTTCCTGTCTCCACCAAGCCCATCGAAGATGACATTGATGTAGCCAATGAGCGGCACCGTGTCCTGCGTGGGGATGCTGACAATGACATGCTGAAGATTGAAAATCTCACCAAG gtATACAAGTCCCGCAAGATTGGGCGCATCCTGGCCGTGGATCGGCTGTGCGTGGGTGTGCGGCCTGGGGAGTGCTTCGGGCTGCTGGGTGTCAATGGTGCGGGAAAGACGACCACCTTCAAGATGTTGACGGGGGACGAGAGCACCACAGGAGGAGAGGCCTTCGTTAATGGGCACAG CATCCTGAAGGAGCTCCTGCAGGTGCAGCAGAGCTTGGGCTACTGCCCACAGTTCGATGCGCTCTTCGACGAGCTGACAGCCCAGGAGCACCTGGAGCTCTACACCCGCCTGCGTGGCATCCCGTGGAAAGATGAGGAGCGG GTAGTCAAGTGGGCACTGAAGAAGCTTGAGCTGACCAAATACGCTGACAAGCCTGCCAGCACCTACAGTGGAGGCAACAAGAGGAAGCTGTCCACAGCCATCGCATTGATCGGCTACCCAGCCTTCATCTTCCTG GATGAGCCAACAACGGGGATGGATCCCAAGGCACGGCGCTTCCTCTGGAACCTCATCCTGGATGTCATCAAAACAGGCCGCTCCGTGGTGCTCACGTCCCACAG CATGGAGGAATGTGAGGCGCTCTGTACCCGCCTGGCCATCATGGTGAATGGGCGGCTCAAATGTCTTGGCAGCATCCAGCATCTGAAAAACAG GTTTGGAGATGGCTACATGATCACAGTGCGCACAAAGTCCAGCCTCAACGTCAAGGAGGTGGTGAGGTTCTTCAACCGCAACTTTCCTGAGGCCATCCTCAAG GAGCGGCACCACACTAAGGCCCAGTACCAGCTCAAGTCAGACCAGATCTCACTGGCACAGGTCTTCAGCAAAATGGAGCAGGTGGTGGATGTGCTGGGCATTGAAGACTACTCTGTCAGCCAGACCACACTGGACAAT GTGTTTGTGAATTTTGCCAAGAAGCAAAGTGACaacctggagcagcaggagacaaGCCCTAGCTGTGCAATGCAGTCACCCTTGGAACATGTGCTGAGCCTTCTGCGCCCACGGGCAACCCCCACGGAGCTGCAGGCCttggtggtggaggagcaggaggaccTGGAAACTGATGATGAAGGCCTCATAAGCTTCGAGGAGGAGAGG GCTCAGCTCTCATTCAACACGGACACGCTGTGCTGA